Within the Pseudomonas guangdongensis genome, the region CGGTGGCGATTGACCGGCGGCCCGTCATCCAGACGGGCGACATAGTTGGCACCGCTGCGCACCAGCTTGAGGTGCGCGGTTCCCGGAGCGATGTAAGCGTGGCCGGGGAGGATACGTTCGCCGTCTTCGGCTTCCTTGACCGCGATGTTGCACAGGCGGTCGAGGCGCTCGGCGAAGGAGCGGGTGAAGCCGCCCGGCATGTGCTGGGCGATCAGGATCGCCGGGCTGTTGGCCGGCAGCGGTTCGAGCACCGCGCGGATCGCCTCGGTGCCGCCGGTGGAGGCGCCGATGATCACCAGCTTCTCGCTGGAAATCAGCGGCGCGCGCAGCGGCGCGGCCTTCGGCGCATCGGCGGCGGGCGCCTGGCGCGGAGCGCGCGGCCGCGAACGGGCGGCCTCGCGGATCTTCTCGGCGATCAGCTCGCTGTAGTCGAGCATGCCGTTGCGGATGCCGATCTGCGGCTTGGAGATGAAGTCCAGCGCCCCCAGCTCCAGCGCGCGCAGGGTCACTTCCGAGCCGGCCTGGGTCAGCGAGGAAACCATCAGCACCGGCATCGGCCGCAGGCGCATCAGCCGCTCGAGGAAGTCCAGACCGTCC harbors:
- a CDS encoding protein-glutamate methylesterase/protein-glutamine glutaminase; the protein is MSTPKIKVLCVDDSALIRDLLSEIINSQGDMEVVAVAPDPLVARDLIKQHNPDVLTLDVEMPRMDGLDFLERLMRLRPMPVLMVSSLTQAGSEVTLRALELGALDFISKPQIGIRNGMLDYSELIAEKIREAARSRPRAPRQAPAADAPKAAPLRAPLISSEKLVIIGASTGGTEAIRAVLEPLPANSPAILIAQHMPGGFTRSFAERLDRLCNIAVKEAEDGERILPGHAYIAPGTAHLKLVRSGANYVARLDDGPPVNRHRPSVDVLFRSAAENAGRNAVGVLLTGMGKDGARGLLEMRQAGAFTFAQDEASCVVFGMPREGIALGGACEVVSLDQMAERILKQVVASGRAQRV